TTGCATTCATATTTATACAAGAATAACATCAACAATGGTGGACAATCAGACTGATTGTCTACCTGGTTGTTTTATAAACCTGTACACCTTATTTATATCTATTTATGTACTATaacaatatttaattttgaagatgATAACATAaataggaataataattacaaatacAAGGTTTATCTTAGGGCATGTAAGAGCATTGCATTGCATTGCATTTATTACCAGTGTCtatataattatgttaattGGGTAAATTAACAATCCGATCCAACCAATATGTCAGCCAATGCAGTGGCCAATGGGTCAACTGACACACCACTGACACAAGATcaactctattgtttacaGTGCCTTCTGTATGCAGCTGTTTTCTGACCAACCAGATGTTTTCAGTTTACCACATGAAATGAAAGGTGTCCTCTTTCAATGATTCTTCTAGTATTTTACCTTAGTTGCATTTAATTTGAGAAGCAAAGaacactattattattattattgtgaagaAAGGAAGCTCCAAGTAAACTGAAAAGAACATGAACTTAATGTTAAACAAGTATGAGTGAATACATATTGATAAAGGCAGTGTATCTCTTGAaaagttactttttctttcatcacaACACTTCCCGAAGCTTTcatcaggaaaagaaaaaagaaagaaagaaagaaagagcaGTGCTTTTAATGGCTTTTGACAGACTTCCACTTTTTAATCTCTGTGTCATGCTTGCTCTTACCTCAAAGTCCAACCTATGAAGGTTGTCAACAAGCAACTCAAATATACCATTGTTATAAAATTCTTGGGCTAATTGGGCAACTTGTTCTGATAATGGTGCTTGATCTAAAACAAAGTTAGGAAATTGAGGAGAAAAACACCTTATAAATGTACAGGAGTACATaccaattaaaaataataattaaaaatcatTCCTCGAGctcgaatgggctctgagtcaatagctcATGAGCCTTAaagccaaatgggctattgactcagaggccatgagagcatgaggaataattattgttttagtaaaatccaacaactagttgatcaaaaaaatatccagacaaaacatcttttgtttgttaaagttagactttaatccttttttgccaccaaaacattacaaatatggctgGTGCTTTTCAcaactagtgggctataacatatagcctagcaGTACTGTAgctgaaccaatcagaatgcagcactGATAACAGACCACTTGTTGGATTTTAATGTGGCTAAATTTAATTAGGCTAAGTTAAAATTGAGCCAATGCTGGTCGGCGGCGTTCGTGGATCATACGCCCCTATTCGACACATGGGTCTTCGCTGAGGTTTAGATGACGCGTACTTGCTCTGGGAGGTCGTGCAATTTCGAGCTCCAAATTGTGCATTTGTGCGGCAGTTTTCCCCTCCCCTTCCCTCCCTCTTGGCTGGCCATGGTAAGTATATAGGTTAGTAAATATCTCCATTGAGTGTCTCAGTATGATGGTGCCCAGTGGTGGTTGCTGCTCTctgggttgccatggatacctgcGTGCCCTGCTTGATGCTCGCAATTCACTTGGCACCACGTCCACCCGCTTTCATGGGTTCCttccccaagctcatctattggcgaCGAGTTTAactaataattagtaaatgaTGAGTAAAAACACATAGTTTCAATGATCATCTAAATGCTACTATTTAATACAAGACATACCTCCAGTTCCAAAGAGAATTATTTTCATCACACCAAGCTGTTTTGAAATGTCTTCCAAAGCCTACATGGagttttcaaaagaataaGTTAATGTTTTGGCAACCAAAAGGTTGAGATTGACCAGTCACACGGCCTTAAGCTGTTATTATGACTAAAACAAATTCTCAGGAAaatctaataattatttatgctGCAGAAGCAGGCTTGCCTTTCTATTTGTGATTTGgggtgaaaaacaaaataattattaagtgGGTCACAAGATGCACATTGTTTAAAAACCAGTCTTTCTTCATCTGTTCGTGAATATACAACTCCTTCCCTGAATTGCAATAAACTAACCTTATCTGTTTTCTTGTTACTAACAGATTCTTTTGATAAAATTTTCAGTGCATCAACAGTCACCTTGGCAGCTTCTACAGGATTCTTTTTGGAGGAGCTAAATAGAGGCATTATGCTTTAAAGCCAAAAGCACCCTCAGCCTGTACCAAAAGTGACatgaatttttgaaagaaattattaAAACCACTGTAGTCATTGATTTTGTAACTATaattgacaataattattggttccTTGTTAGTATGCATCTGTCAAGTTATGGATGCATGTGGAAGGTTGCTAAGCACATGAGAAATGTAAGAGTCACATGAGGCAATAGCCTTGTGTAACTGTAGCTTCTCCAGTGCTCAGCAACTTCCCAAGTTTCTttgaaagagccaatgaaagaCAGAAAAATATCACAGATCTTAAACCAAGGTTAACAAAAAACTTTGACTTAAGGAGACATGCTGTAAACTATGGATCTATGGTCTATCCTTTTCAAACTTCAATTCACttcaaaaacacaaatttaactggccaaaaaaacaacaacaacaacaaaacaagagCATGGCTCTCAAACTTGCTTGAAAATGGTCAACTTAATTGAATATTTCACATCACCACTATGCGACTAAAATATCAATATATAGTGTCTTCAGGGTTGTAGTGTGTTGACAATTTGTACGTAATTGTATTACTGTAACAACGTAACTTCTTAGCAGAATTGTCATGAAGGGGCATGGATCTTTATATACTGTTGTTGACATAATCGTAAAGTAACACTATCAAGAAGCACACAGGCATCAAGTACTTGTAAAATAAGCAATCAACATGGACGTAAACATAACACCATGTCGTCCTTCATAACGCATCTTGTAGGTACTCTTAGGCTTCCGCACAATCTCCTTGTCAAGGGTCATTCACTACATTCTTGAAATGAAACGACTTAGGCCTCTTTTAAAGCAACAGAATTAAGAATATGGGTATCTGAAAAACTTGTTTTGCGCGCCATGAAGGCTCTAGATTATCGTAAAGTTTATTGTTTCTGAAGAATGCGTATTCATTGCGGGACAATAATTTGATACCTTCAGAAACTCTTACTTGAATTGCTTTTTGTATCTTTGATCACCCTGCACCTTGAAAGTAGAGACAATGTTTGCCACGCAACGCAAGAAgtagattttctttaaaaagaaaCTGTCTCAAAATCGAAAACAACTGGACTTACAACAATCGCTTCCAGTTTCCTCGGtcaattcaaaatggcgcttCGCTTAGTCATGATGtcattttcatgttgtttaaCATGAATGGATCTTCGGCAGGTCGTGCATCGCCCGTCTTGGGAACCAAGGAACCCctgaaataatttcttttctttttttaatctcataaatttaaataagcgGAAAAATCGGAAGTGGCAGGATTGTGTTTTCCAATGCAGTGAAACATTCTTATTGGATGAGGGATCAAGGGAACAGCTCTgatatataaaaaataaacctttCTCTATTTTGAGAGGGAAAGACCTTATGTATATACCCACCATAAGTCGATTGTTTGTATGAAGGGAACCCCCTTAATTTCcttacaaaataatgatttagCACTGTTCTCATAGTATTCCACTAAGCCCACACCAGGGGTTAAAAAGGTCAGTGAAATCAACCTTCTTTCACCCAGCCCACCCCACACCCCCCAAAAAATAACACTCCCCAAAATGTGTGTATAACACCAAAAACATAATGTGGAATAACaagctttcttcttttttttttttcactatcCTCATAAGTATGAACTACTAGCTTCCTTCTCCGTAATTTATATAATTTACAATTTATATGCAACCAATAACTTGCATCAGTATGATTAAAGGGAAAGTACTTTGAAGTGTATGAAACCTGCAACGATCACAAACTTCAGACTGTTGTGTTAAACTGGTAGAGTTACTTTTAGTTGACACTCTGGTTCAGTGGACTAAATGATTGTCATGGCAAAAGATATTGAAAAAGTCCAAAATTAGACATAATAATCCAGCAAAAGTTTATTCATTAATCACTTTAATCAAGTTTTTATGTACAGCTAGACTTTTTCAATGAGGATTTGAAAGAAGATATGAGTCCATCAATGTCAACTATAACTTGGCAATTCTGTTTCAAAATACTGTTGATGATAGCCTCTCTGTCTTGAGAACAACAAAGCTGTGTGAGTGCCTTGTCATCTTCCAAGTTCTTAgactgctgaaaaaaaaaaaaggacaatgCAAAGAAGTGGAAGAATTTTCTGACAGAAAACTATTGAAAGAGGTGATTAGGAGTATAGAATGTatttccattttgtttcttttcagttaagtttatttctttgtttgtttgtatttttcaatccggtttgttttcaattcagtCCAGAGACCATGAGGCAAGAGTaggcaaaaaataataaatgatgTACACAATTATTTTATACTTTGAACCCAAGCTAAACTTACTCTTGCAGCAATGTTGGTGTTCTGTACTTCTTCAAGAGGCACATCTACAAATTGGCATTGCTGGCTATTCATATCTGGGTCAGAATATTTTCATctcaaggaaataaaaatgatgtcACAAATATGCGACTATTCAACACCAGTAAATGAACATAATTTGCATAACACCACATTACTTAAAACTGCTGTTAACATACAGTGACCGACTAGCAATAATAGTACTAAATACTACAAGTCCCTGCATGGTTCCCAAGAGCTGTTAACTCTCAATCAGACTCTATTTGCACCAAACTATTCATTAAAGAGATCATAGAGTACTGATTGCATGCATGTTCACTAATTTGTTGGCTGATGTTCATTCAAACCCTTAATTTAAATCTAAAAGGACATGTAACCTTAATTATCTttaacatttgaaaatgaacTCTTGATGGTTTCAAAATGTCAtccctttttgctcatttttgttctcaaaatCTTAAGTACTtgtaaaaatataaatgttaAGTAGGGAAAGAATATTCGCATTAAAagaaagttcaaatttttagAAATAAACAAAGATACATTTGAATCTCTTTATCTTCTCCAGTTCAGTGGTTACAGCCCTAACAATAAAAGAAGACTATCAAGTTTTATCTTTTAGAGAGGTAAATGTAGAATGATCCTTTAGGAATACAAAGTAGTTTGGTGCATTTGGCACAGTAATGATGATTAAGAGATCATATATAGATGCATGGATAAATTAGATAATATATAGATCTAGATAGACAGATAGATGGCTGAAAATGACCTATTAAACTTGTTATtctaaaatatattattaatatttatcacaaggaaaaataaaaagttcTGCCCCCAACTTACAACAAACAGCAGCTAATAACCTTAAAAAGGTTAAGGAGCTAGTAATCCACTCCTTGACAATAAGATGactgttttgaaaacttcagAAAGGCAAAAGGAATGGAATATggtaaacaaaaatacaaacacTTTCCTaagctgcaaacaaaataataatagtcaaTTTAGTGAACACTGTACCTGCTGTAAATTGTGAGAGATAACAGTGCacaaagtaataataacaatattattattgttcttaaaTTATGCAGCAGTCACAACAGAATGACTATACTTTGGTAGTGAAAGCAGTTTGAAGTGGATGAAAATTGCCACAAACATTGCTCTTGTCCATTGGATTGTATCAAGTCTTACTTATGATATATAGCACACTGCTTCTGATCTGTGAGTTGGAAGTATTCCATGGCTCCATTAGGAAGCATGAGCTGACATGAATAACCATTTTCCTTGTCATCAGTTGCCTTTTGGAGGTCAAGAATTGTTCTATCACAGAATACAACGTTGATGTTTCCATTTGAGAAGGCCTTGAATCTTCCTGTACCTGGCACATGGGCAGTTTCCACCAGCTCAGCTGGAGAAGTTGGCTTTGGTAATGTAACTGATGCCTGTAaaacacaaaatgaaatttgttttagaGTTAGTTTGTTACGTAAAGAGTCAAAGATTTACATTCAGGAAAAAACTGGTTAAATGTAGAAACCAAATTTGTGGAACCGACATTAAATAtacaatatataataattatttacaacagCTACATTACTAATTTCAATGTTCATGATCTTTGCAGTTCTGctatgctacttaagcagtagtgaaagaaaggccagaaaaaaattctggCCTGAAGCAACTCAAACCCTGACCACTGTGATGCCTGTGCAGTGCTCTGCAAGTTGAGTTAtaaggccaactgggagctgagCATTATGAGGGTCAATGATATGCCCATAGATAGCAGAAAAATGTGTATCAAAATgtattaatgaaatttcatttgaactgcagatgaAAACATTACTGTAATATGTACAACAATGAACCTTCTGCCAGCAACAGCTTTCTGGTAAATGCTGCCCAGCATTGTCCAGGTACTCCATAAAGCTGAAAAGCAATAACGAAATAGTCAGGGATTGGTAATTAGATAACAATTTCTTAACATTGTATCCAGACTTTGTCTGGAAACACTATACCTTACAGCTTGCTTTAGAAGTTTACTAACAGAGTATTCTTTCTTCAGAAATCTGTCCAGTGGGGGCTTGTCTGCTGAGTAAACTCTCTCTAAGATCTCAACACTCTATAAACAAACATAAATTATCATGTCCACATTAAAACAGATTGTTAATTGAGATTGGGATCAGCATCGTAGGTAATTCCCCGGATCAAGTATTCTTGcttaagaaagagaaaaatttgaTGAACAGgtcactttattttttttttactgcatTACACCGAAGATCGAAGAACATCTGATCAGAGGTAAGATGGAAACAAGCCAGCTAATATAATGATAGTAGGTATTGTTTCAAATGAAGATTGAAACACAAAGCACTTCAAACTCCAACTTGCTCTGACAAAGGACTTGAAATATCAACTTTGCTTTCTCTTTactgtggaaatttgacccctATCGCTTGTTTGATTCTAAAAATGATACTAATGTTAGTGTTTCAATTCCCCACTGACTCAACATTACCTGCTGTTCATTCTTTTGAACAAACCAGTGATTAAAGTACTTTCCATTTGGAACCTGTGACCTCATCAGAGATCCATCTTCCAGGATAACCTCACAACTAGGCAAACCTGTTTTCTGGTGGAAAAACCTGTCAACAGGATAAAATAACATTGATATGGGAAGATAGAatagataaaattaatttttaaaaggaaAGTTCTCAGAAGTACACAATTActtgaataattttgttaatttctttATTCCAAAACACTATTCTTtacaaagaatgaaaaaattatgttcAACAGATAATACTGGTCTACAGACCTGAAGATAGTACCATCTTTCCAAATCAGTTTAATGTTAGTCTTCCACAAGATTTCCAAATTTGCAGACTCATTTTGCACCTAAAAAGAGCAATACAAACCTCCAGGTGGATCAGGTCAAGTAAGGAAACATCTTGGCTTATTTAAACAAGAAGACACACAACGGAAGGAATCACTCTTCCCATTTCTTTTAGACAAATTAGAGAATTATTCAATATGAAGGCAATTGGTGATAGCAAAAATAAAGAGATAAGAtactattttacaataattacaataaattgTGACCTTTCACGCAAAAACGTACATTAACGGTTTTCCGTTGAACAGCTAAAGCCGTTGGCTAACCGTTGGGTACCCGTTGGAGGCGTTGATGAAAACGTTGAAGGCGTTGGAAAAGCCGttgggtttttttctttacccgTTGAAGGCGTTGAAAAAAACCGTTGGGAAATTTCTCCCAAACCATTGGAAACGTTGGAAAAAGCCGTTGGGCTTTTTTCCCTTACCCGTTGAAAGCGCTGAGAAAAGCCGTTGGGAAAATTCGGAGTACCTAAAGTGCCGTCTGcattattgtaaaatagtaTCTTGGCAGAAACAGtgaaaacataaacaaagaCAAGCAAGATCTAAAGATGTAAATCAGCAGTTTGGGCACACTATACATTTGTACAAAACCCTGTGATACCTATACAAAGTAGCCTGAATCTCATTCCACTGATGTATTGGACATGTGCAGGTGTTTCAGGCAATAGTATTGCTTAAAGCACTCATACATGTCCAAGACATATTGTGTCATGAGATTCAGGCTAAATTATCACACATTTTACCACCAAGTCATAAATATGATCTGATCTTGCATGTACATACCAGTGATGATCTCCATGTGTGGTGATGAGAAGCCTGACATATAACAGGAAGAGATTGCGGTAGCTCTGTCACACTGTTGTTGCTCTTTGGTGGAGAAGTGACAGGATGACCACCTGTGATATTAACTGCATCGAGTAAAAGTTGAAGGGGATATGACCATTCCTCAGGATGTGAGAAAGAAGAATGGATTTGTTCTTGCCACACAAAATAGGTTTTCTGCTGTCTCTCCTGTCTTTCACCAGCCCCTTTCTATGAATGCATATTATATGAAAGTTCTTTGAACAATACCTTGATacttatttcctttctttgtggCTGCAGGCTCATTTCCCACTCGAAGAAAACTTAATCAAACACTGATGCAGAAGAATATTTACTTACCAAGAGATGACTACAATAGAATGTCACCTATTACACCccttatttaaattatttttttaaataacaacACATTTGTGCACATTTTAACCTGGTCAAACCTGATGCCTCATAAGGCTTCCTGGTTGATTTTAAGGCAAGActgccaataattattatgaaaaggGCGAGCAGTAATGCCgggttattaatttttttaatttatatataaGCTCTCACAGCATATACAGTTCGTTCTGGACTTTACCTGAAATCTTGAGTGCTTGACTTCTGCACGAAACCTTACAATAAATAACTGTTTGTGGGGCAAAAGTGTCAGACTTGCAAAGCCGTCAAGAGATAAAACTTGAGTAGAGCCATTAGGTAGCCTGGTAATAAAATctaatgtgggttgagttggCCAATGACAATACTGTATACCATGGTATCCAACCTGTGGATGGATGGAAAGAAAGGCACTCACAGTATAATCAGTATTCTTATTTTGTAAAATCCAACttgtggtctatcatcaatgctgcgttctgattggttgagctactagtaggctatatgttatagcccaccagtagcgaaaagtgccgccatatttgtaatgttttggcgataaaagaggattgaagtctagcttcaacttgcgaaagatgtttagtcttgatatttttttgaccaactagttggattttactaaaacaattattcctctcgccctcatggcctctgagtcatagccaattcggccttcggcctcatgggctattgactcatagcccattcgggctcgaggaataattgttaaatattacatTAATATACAAATACAAGAATAAACTATAAAATTTTAGTTCAATTGAGGTGAAAGGGTCCATTCATTTTCGGATATTAACAAACCTAACACGAATTTACCTTCATTTCTTGTGTTTCAGTTAGTTCTCTGCACAGATATGGTCTTTTTGCATGATAATTACGAATCCTAAGAGCCTCAGAGACTTTGTTTCTGTATGAACTTACAGCAAATCTGGTAAGTTGcttcattttaaaacttttagGCGTCATTTGACGGTAAAGGAAAACTGCCCCGCAAGGAGACAGCTCGAGTGAAGAACCATCTTTATACTTTATAAATAAACCATCGTTATCCTCGAGAATTAAAAGATCAAACGAGTTTATAGCTTCATTAGGTTTTGAAGTTGCCGCCATTTTCTTG
This sequence is a window from Acropora palmata chromosome 9, jaAcrPala1.3, whole genome shotgun sequence. Protein-coding genes within it:
- the LOC141892268 gene encoding uncharacterized protein C5orf34 homolog isoform X3, which translates into the protein MNQAFNKKMAATSKPNEAINSFDLLILEDNDGLFIKYKDGSSLELSPCGAVFLYRQMTPKSFKMKQLTRFAVGYHGIQYCHWPTQPTLDFITRLPNGSTQVLSLDGFASLTLLPHKQLFIVRFRAEVKHSRFQKGAGERQERQQKTYFVWQEQIHSSFSHPEEWSYPLQLLLDAVNITGGHPVTSPPKSNNSVTELPQSLPVICQASHHHTWRSSLVQNESANLEILWKTNIKLIWKDGTIFRFFHQKTGLPSCEVILEDGSLMRSQVPNGKYFNHWFVQKNEQQSVEILERVYSADKPPLDRFLKKEYSVSKLLKQAVSFMEYLDNAGQHLPESCCWQKASVTLPKPTSPAELVETAHVPGTGRFKAFSNGNINVVFCDRTILDLQKATDDKENGYSCQLMLPNGAMEYFQLTDQKQCAIYHKAVTTELEKIKRFKYMNSQQCQFVDVPLEEVQNTNIAARQSKNLEDDKALTQLCCSQDREAIINSILKQNCQVIVDIDGLISSFKSSLKKSSCT
- the LOC141892268 gene encoding uncharacterized protein C5orf34 homolog isoform X2, whose protein sequence is MNQAFNKKMAATSKPNEAINSFDLLILEDNDGLFIKYKDGSSLELSPCGAVFLYRQMTPKSFKMKQLTRFAVSSYRNKVSEALRIRNYHAKRPYLCRELTETQEMKVGYHGIQYCHWPTQPTLDFITRLPNGSTQVLSLDGFASLTLLPHKQLFIVRFRAEVKHSRFQKGAGERQERQQKTYFVWQEQIHSSFSHPEEWSYPLQLLLDAVNITGGHPVTSPPKSNNSVTELPQSLPVICQASHHHTWRSSLVQNESANLEILWKTNIKLIWKDGTIFRFFHQKTGLPSCEVILEDGSLMRSQVPNGKYFNHWFVQKNEQQSVEILERVYSADKPPLDRFLKKEYSVSKLLKQAVSFMEYLDNAGQHLPESCCWQKASVTLPKPTSPAELVETAHVPGTGRFKAFSNGNINVVFCDRTILDLQKATDDKENGYSCQLMLPNGAMEYFQLTDQKQCAIYHKAVTTELEKIKRFKYMNSQQCQFVDVPLEEVQNTNIAARSKNLEDDKALTQLCCSQDREAIINSILKQNCQVIVDIDGLISSFKSSLKKSSCT
- the LOC141892268 gene encoding uncharacterized protein C5orf34 homolog isoform X1, with the protein product MNQAFNKKMAATSKPNEAINSFDLLILEDNDGLFIKYKDGSSLELSPCGAVFLYRQMTPKSFKMKQLTRFAVSSYRNKVSEALRIRNYHAKRPYLCRELTETQEMKVGYHGIQYCHWPTQPTLDFITRLPNGSTQVLSLDGFASLTLLPHKQLFIVRFRAEVKHSRFQKGAGERQERQQKTYFVWQEQIHSSFSHPEEWSYPLQLLLDAVNITGGHPVTSPPKSNNSVTELPQSLPVICQASHHHTWRSSLVQNESANLEILWKTNIKLIWKDGTIFRFFHQKTGLPSCEVILEDGSLMRSQVPNGKYFNHWFVQKNEQQSVEILERVYSADKPPLDRFLKKEYSVSKLLKQAVSFMEYLDNAGQHLPESCCWQKASVTLPKPTSPAELVETAHVPGTGRFKAFSNGNINVVFCDRTILDLQKATDDKENGYSCQLMLPNGAMEYFQLTDQKQCAIYHKAVTTELEKIKRFKYMNSQQCQFVDVPLEEVQNTNIAARQSKNLEDDKALTQLCCSQDREAIINSILKQNCQVIVDIDGLISSFKSSLKKSSCT